The Nocardioides panzhihuensis genome has a segment encoding these proteins:
- a CDS encoding glycerophosphodiester phosphodiesterase: MQTRALLSAHRAAARQSGHRDNSWESLLEAVRMEVDYVEFDVHRTRDGELVLHHDSHVRDRIGRKVKIKERTYAALSRLAPFRLVRYREALELLAAHGKYAHIDLKFASPANHLGLPHEVDAAEIALEVMNESFIVTTMVDESVRVLRDWADLRSPSTLVGLSLGGVDFRHHPFKLLGLKLSEFFPEGRIRRCRSNLVVVEHRLADVWLLRWAHRRDIKVLVWTVDDPGRLRRFVYDKRVWMVTSNHPARALLPA, translated from the coding sequence ATGCAGACGCGGGCCCTCCTCTCCGCTCACCGCGCCGCGGCGCGGCAGTCGGGGCACCGCGACAACTCCTGGGAGTCGCTGCTCGAGGCGGTCCGGATGGAGGTCGACTACGTCGAGTTCGACGTGCACCGCACCCGCGACGGCGAGCTCGTCCTCCACCACGACAGCCACGTCCGCGACCGCATCGGCCGCAAGGTCAAGATCAAGGAGAGGACGTACGCAGCGCTCTCGCGGCTCGCGCCGTTCCGTCTGGTGCGCTACCGGGAGGCCCTCGAGCTGCTCGCCGCTCACGGCAAGTACGCCCACATCGACCTCAAGTTCGCCTCCCCGGCCAACCACCTCGGGCTCCCGCACGAGGTCGACGCCGCCGAGATCGCGCTCGAGGTGATGAACGAGAGCTTCATCGTGACCACGATGGTCGACGAGTCCGTACGCGTGCTGCGCGACTGGGCCGACCTCCGCTCCCCCTCGACCCTCGTCGGCCTCTCCCTCGGCGGCGTCGACTTCCGCCACCACCCCTTCAAGCTGCTCGGGCTGAAGCTGTCGGAGTTCTTCCCCGAAGGCCGCATCCGCCGCTGCCGCTCCAACCTGGTCGTCGTCGAGCATCGCCTCGCCGACGTCTGGCTGCTGCGCTGGGCCCATCGCCGCGACATCAAGGTCCTCGTCTGGACCGTCGACGACCCCGGCCGCCTGCGCCGTTTCGTCTACGACAAGCGCGTCTGGATGGTCACCAGCAACCACCCGGCTCGGGCGCTCTTGCCGGCCTGA
- a CDS encoding UvrD-helicase domain-containing protein yields the protein MNAALSAEQAAVLEQTVRHVEAGPGSGKTRAVVARFQQQAEARPGVALLSFTNAAVDVARERSKGSPHLLRTPNFVGTFDAFFNRYVVTPSVRRATGVTPQYLASWDDLPTELSRVRPTNGGLGIRLSRWTRSGDGSIALDVRRLGYDERRAWDQVSPWTQRDITERGRSLIKSLLARHVYSAEESRRVALKLLDTPGSILRNRLVTRFNEVIVDEFQDCDIVEHSILRHLQQAGTHVVTVADPDQAIYEFRQVGPSNLYDQYLAGLEDHEVVTLTTCYRSRPAICAAVTSLRSTPKAIESSDPRDMSFPAIHVVVGRGQAAEIAARGVLNDSGVDPVACRVIAHRRADAQSLGPGTTELPATATVLGSILAAAAQFLRATDTKHRLQAIGRIEQHMLDQLDWGADGQPTDKSERVELLGITVDRLRILAKMVIGVARDAVDAKAFCTTVQDLVRRFAEATSLDVVSNLNKVLAKPTAKIWEPWAAFRSEIHYGTTPGLRASHVHAVKGSEFEAVIYVLPPRANAGEPYVLDDWMSDENSEARRVIYVGISRARKLLILVVPKARLKLLKQLLERDDIPYLLTDAT from the coding sequence GTGAACGCTGCGCTGAGCGCTGAGCAGGCGGCGGTCCTTGAGCAGACCGTTCGACATGTCGAGGCCGGCCCCGGCTCCGGGAAGACCCGCGCTGTGGTCGCCCGATTCCAGCAGCAAGCCGAGGCTCGACCAGGCGTTGCGCTGCTCTCCTTCACCAACGCAGCTGTCGACGTGGCGCGGGAGCGGTCGAAAGGCAGTCCACATCTGCTGCGCACGCCCAATTTCGTGGGTACCTTCGATGCCTTCTTCAACCGATATGTCGTTACGCCCAGCGTACGGCGCGCCACTGGGGTCACTCCTCAGTACCTCGCGTCTTGGGACGACCTCCCGACCGAGCTCTCAAGGGTTCGTCCCACGAACGGAGGTCTGGGTATCCGACTCTCCCGCTGGACGCGATCCGGGGACGGGTCGATCGCCCTCGACGTGAGGCGGCTCGGCTACGACGAGCGTCGTGCCTGGGACCAAGTCTCACCGTGGACGCAGCGGGACATTACCGAGAGAGGACGGAGCCTTATCAAGAGTCTGCTGGCGAGGCACGTATACAGCGCCGAGGAATCCCGGCGAGTTGCGTTGAAGTTGCTAGATACACCCGGGTCAATCCTACGAAACCGCCTCGTGACGCGATTCAACGAAGTCATTGTCGATGAGTTCCAAGACTGCGACATCGTAGAGCACAGCATCCTGCGACACCTCCAGCAGGCCGGAACCCATGTGGTGACCGTCGCAGACCCCGATCAGGCAATCTACGAGTTCCGTCAGGTCGGCCCGTCGAACCTCTACGATCAATACCTCGCAGGTTTGGAAGACCACGAGGTGGTCACGCTCACGACCTGTTATCGGTCGAGGCCGGCGATCTGCGCTGCGGTGACGAGCTTGCGAAGCACGCCGAAAGCCATCGAATCGAGTGATCCTCGTGACATGTCGTTCCCGGCCATACATGTAGTCGTCGGACGCGGTCAGGCCGCAGAGATTGCGGCACGGGGTGTCCTGAATGACTCTGGCGTCGATCCCGTCGCCTGCCGGGTCATCGCCCATCGCCGCGCAGATGCCCAGAGCCTTGGTCCCGGGACAACGGAACTCCCGGCCACGGCGACAGTACTAGGCAGCATCCTGGCTGCAGCAGCGCAGTTCCTTCGGGCTACGGACACCAAGCACCGCCTGCAAGCGATAGGGCGTATCGAGCAGCACATGCTGGACCAGCTGGATTGGGGGGCCGACGGACAGCCAACGGATAAGAGCGAGCGCGTCGAATTGCTCGGCATCACCGTTGACCGCCTCCGGATCCTGGCGAAGATGGTTATCGGGGTAGCGCGAGATGCAGTCGACGCGAAAGCGTTCTGCACTACGGTCCAAGATCTGGTTCGCCGGTTCGCGGAGGCGACCAGTCTGGACGTGGTCAGCAACCTCAACAAGGTCCTCGCGAAACCCACAGCCAAAATATGGGAGCCGTGGGCCGCGTTTCGATCCGAGATACATTACGGGACGACGCCGGGACTTCGTGCATCCCACGTGCATGCCGTCAAGGGCTCCGAGTTCGAAGCCGTCATCTACGTCCTTCCGCCCCGAGCGAATGCAGGCGAACCGTACGTTCTCGACGATTGGATGTCGGATGAGAACAGCGAGGCGCGCCGCGTTATCTACGTCGGAATCAGCAGGGCGCGAAAGCTCTTGATCTTGGTGGTGCCCAAGGCGAGGCTGAAGCTACTCAAACAGCTCCTTGAGCGCGACGATATTCCCTACTTGCTCACAGACGCGACCTGA